Proteins from a single region of Parambassis ranga chromosome 16, fParRan2.1, whole genome shotgun sequence:
- the capn7 gene encoding calpain-7, producing MDCTALELDAVKFAKTAVTYDQNGKYNEAVFYYKEAAQALIYAGMAGSKLEGIQDKVNEYLDRVQALHNAVQAEKIDPLKSRQQVDLERAHFLVTQAFEEDEKGNDDEAIELYTQAVELCIKTSNETSDQALQTKLKQLAHQALDRAEGLKESQSKSASAQTQDRTGPFGTKPSSCAGSGGPVRQFFPLGPDFSLQDRPQPQPVRAVQSSEPQGQRYTSEEIEVLRSTSTINGIAYVPFMSVDLKERFAFPVPFSDKTGKLALSPKQKAIFSRWVRPDEISNNPTMIMSVSSFSIKQTVVSDCSFVASLAISAAYERRYNKKLITSIIYPQNRRGEPEYNPCGKYMVKLHINGVPRKVIIDDFLPVDRNGELLCSYSSNRNELWVSLIEKAYMKVMGGYDFPGSNSNIDLHALTGWIPERIAMHSDNQSFSKDDTFRMLFQRFHRGDVLITTATGVMTEEEGERWGLVPTHAYAVLDIRDYKGMRFLQLKNPWSHLRWKGRYSERDEKNWTPELLKYLNFDPKTAQKFDNGVFWIAWEDLCQYYDVIYLSWNPALFKDSSCIHSSWDGKQGPVKDVYSLANNPQYRLEVHCPAGGAAVWVLLTRHITDKDDFAQNREFITLVVYKTDGKKVYYPADPPPYIDGIRINSPHYLTKMRLTSAGTHTFTLVVSQYEKQNTINYTLRVYSGCKFTFSKIPNPFTHTKRINGQWKGQSAGGCGNYKDSYKHNPIYQINLERPAPLLVELRGSRQYSVGFEMVMVSTIGDPGPAAFQRKSSGDYRCGFCYLELDHVPAGIYNVIPTTFLPKQEGPFFLDFASTSPLKVSQLQ from the exons ATGGACTGCACGGCGCTGGAGCTCGATGCTGTCAAATTTGCCAAAACAGCTGTAACCTATGACCAGAATGGAAAATATAACGAGGCTGTATTTTATTATAAG GAGGCAGCCCAGGCTTTGATATATGCTGGCATGGCAGGGTCCAAACTGGAGGGAATCCAGGACAAAGTGAATGAATATTTGGATCGAGTCCAAGCCCTCCACAATGCTG TCCAGGCAGAGAAGATTGACCCACTGAAGTCAAGGCAGCAGGTGGATCTGGAGCGTGCTCACTTCCTGGTCACTCAGGCATTTGAGGAAGATGAGAAGGGTAATGATGATGAAGCCATTGAATTGTACACTCAAGCTGTGGAGCTGTGTATCAAGACA TCCAATGAGACATCTGATCAGGCGCTGCAGACCAAACTGAAGCAACTAGCACATCAGGCTTTAGACAG GGCGGAAGGTCTTAAAGAATCCCAGTCCAAATCCGCTTCAGCCCAGACTCAGGACAGGACAGGGCCCTTTGGAACCAAACCTAGCAGCTGTGCCGGTTCTGGGGGTCCAGTCCGCCAGTTTTTCCCCCTCGGGCCTGACTTTTCCCTGCAAGACCGACCACAGCCCCAACCTGTCCGGGCAGTCCAGTCCAGTGAGCCCCAGGGTCAGCGCTACACGTCCGAGGAAATTGAGGTGCTCAG GAGTACATCTACTATCAATGGCATAGCCTATGTGCCCTTCATGAGTGTGGACCTGAAGGAGAGATTTGCCTTTCCTGTACCTTTTTC GGACAAAACTGGGAAACTGGCTTTGTCACCTAAACAGAAAGCCATCTTCTCCCGCTGGGTCCGGCCAGACGAGATCAGCAATAACCCCACCATGATCATGTCCGTGTCCAGCTTCAGCATCAAACAG ACAGTTGTGTCTGACTGTTCATTTGTGGCATCCCTGGCTATCAGCGCGGCCTACGAGAGGCGCTACAACAAAAAACTCATCACCAG CATAATCTACCCTCAGAACAGACGAGGGGAGCCAGAGTATAACCCCTGTGGGAAGTACATGGTCAAGCTTCACATCAACGGAGTTCCCAGGAAG GTGATTATAGATGACTTCCTGCCAGTGGATCGTAATGGAGAGTTGCTGTGCTCCTATTCCAGCAACAGGAACGAGCTCTGGGTCTCCCTGATAGAGAAGGCCTACATGAAGGTGATGGGTGGCTATGACTTCCCTGGCTCAAACTCG aaTATTGATCTACATGCACTCACTGGCTGGATTCCTGAACGCATCGCTATGCACTCTGACAATCAGTCATTCAGCAAGGATGACACCTTTCGCATGCTCTTCCAGAG GTTTCACAGGGGTGATGTTCTCATCACCACGGCAACAGGGGTGATGACAGAGGAAGAAGGGGAGAGATGGGGCTTGGTGCCAACGCACGCCTACGCTGTTCTCGACATCAGGGATTACAAG GGAATGCGTTTCCTACAGCTGAAGAACCCCTGGAGTCACCTGCGGTGGAAGGGGCGCTACAGTGAGCGAGATGAGAAGAACTGGACACCTGAGCTGCTCAAATACCTCAACTTTGACCCCAAGACAGCACAGAAATTTGATAATG GTGTTTTCTGGATTGCATGGGAGGACCTTTGTCAGTACTATGATGTCATCTACCTGAGCTGGAACCCTGCACTGTTTAAAGACTCTTCCTGTattcacag TAGCTGGGATGGAAAGCAGGGCCCAGTGAAGGATGTCTACAGTCTGGCTAACAATCCCCAGTACAGGCTAGAGGTCCActgtccagcagggggagctgctgtgtgggtgcTGCTCACCAGACACATCACTGACAAG GATGACTTTGCACAAAACAGGGAGTTCATCACCCTGGTTGTTTACAAGACAGATGGCAAGAAGGTTTACTATCCAG CGGACCCTCCGCCTTACATTGATGGCATCCGCATCAACAGTCCCCATTATCTGACCAAGATGAGACTGACCAGTGCAGGAACACACACCTTTACCCTGGTGGTTTCCCAGTATGAGAAACAGAACACCATCAACTACACACTGCGG GTGTATTCTGGATGCAAATTCACCTTTTCAAAGATCCCAAACCCCTTCACTCACACCAAAAGG ATCAATGGCCAGTGGAAGGGGCAAAGTGCTGGTGGTTGTGGAAACTACAAGGATTCATACAAGCACAACCCGATCTATCAGATTAACCTGGAGCGACCCGCACCGCTGCTCGTCGAGCTCCGGGGATCTAG GCAGTACAGTGTTGGTTTCGAGATGGTGATGGTGTCAACCATTGGTGATCCAGGCCCAGCTGCCTTCCAGAGGAAAAGCAGTGGAGATTACAG
- the LOC114449153 gene encoding CD209 antigen-like protein C produces MAATFKNPNVSSSAEETPEEAEYYNVTVCTGKKLEDTSDQKSSSTSCVLSVAVCWLTLLAIIILRIYFTAVIAEDNMRLTAELHNLQMKNQQLEKNLTDLLQNKETAWKELNISRSQWTFDVYCRRNYRGQCHGCQSGWEIYQSNCYVVINPEPSKQGSWEEAQDDCTEKISNLVVVVDEAEKTFVSNHSWVIRGNDGYWLGLRVEDGKWKWVDGSDLTDLSWIQQLPAAEGQCAVSVQNEGWKSVNCTEKKPWICKKKVLTL; encoded by the exons ATGGCTGCTACTTTTAAAAACCcaaatgtttcttcttctgcag AGGAAACCCCGGAAGAAGCTGAATATTATAATGTAACAGTATGCACTGGGAAGAAACTGGAAGACACTTCAG ATCAGAAGTCCTCCTCCACTTCATGTGTTCTTTCAGTCGCTGTGTGCTGGCTGACTCTGTTAGCAATCATCATCCTACGTATCTACT TTACTGCTGTCATTGCTGAAGACAACATGAGGCTGACTGCCGAACTCCACAACCTTCAAATGAAGAACCAGCAGCTGGAGAAGAACCTCACAGATCTACTGCAGAACAAGGAGACAGCATGGAAGGAGCTCAACATCAGTCGCTCTCAGTGGACCTTTGATGTGTATTGTAGGAGAAATTACA GAGGACAGTGTCATGGTTGTCAGAGCGGCTGGGAGATCTACCAGTCCAACTGCTATGTTGTTATTAACCCCGAACCTTCCAAACAGGGAAGCTGGGAAGAAGCTCAAGACGACTGCACAGAGAAGATTTCAAATTTGGTTGTTGTGGTTGATGAAGctgaaaag ACATTTGTCAGCAATCACAGCTGGGTCATTAGAGGAAATGATGGATACTGGCTTGGTCTGAGAGTTGAAGATGGGAAATGGAAGTGGGTGGATGGAAGTGATCTGACTGATCT CTCCTGGATACAacaacttcctgcagctgaaggtCAATGTGCAGTTTCTGTCCAAAATGAAGGATGGAAATCAGTGAACTGTACTGAGAAGAAACCATGGATCTGCAAGAAGAAGGTTTTAACTCTTTGA
- the LOC114449148 gene encoding CD209 antigen-like protein E isoform X2: MAEEELNYASVVFRNKNSSRSEVKKEEDTVYDQVKVRNDGQTAKLVPDKKADGRRFQYQHLACCLGALCVILLFGIIALIVIYDNKVANLTAENHNIQLKNQQLEMDKKNLTAQLENKETAEMELNISRAQWTYDQYCKINAGGKCQGCQKGWLLSGSNCYAVNNAEPSNQRSWEKAREDCRGKISDLVVVVNEAEKNYVSSISWLIGGVDPGYWLGLRVEDGKWKWVDGSDLTDLSWIQQHPATEGQCAISLSSNKWKSVSCNEKKPWICKKKALTL, translated from the exons ATGGCCGAGGAAGAGCTTAACTATGCTTCAGTTGTATTTAGAAATAAAAACTCATCACGATCAGAAG ttaaaaaagaggaagacacTGTGTATGATCAAGTCAAAGTGCGCAATGATGGACAAACTG CAAAACTTGTGCCAGACAAGAAAGCAGATGGCAGACGTTTCCAATATCAGCACTTGGCCTGTTGTTTGGGGGcgttgtgtgtcattttgctGTTTGGTATCATTGCACTCATCGTCATCTACG ACAACAAGGTCGCAAACCTGACTGCAGAAAACCACAACATTCAACTGAAGAACCAGCAGCTGGAGATGGACAAAAAGAACCTAACAGCACAACTGGAGAACaaggagacagcagagatggagctCAACATCAGTCGAGCTCAGTGGACCTATGATCAGTACTGTAAGATAAATGCTG GAGGAAAGTGTCAGGGTTGTCAGAAGGGCTGGCTGCTCTCTGGGTCCAACTGTTATGCTGTTAATAACGCTGAACCTTCTAATCAGAGAAGCTGGGAAAAAGCTCGAGAAGACTGCAGAGGGAAGATTTCAGATTTGGTTGTTGTAGTTAATGAAGCTGAAAAG AACTATGTCAGTTCTATCAGTTGGCTCATAGGAGGAGTAGATCCTGGATACTGGCTTGGTCTGAGAGTTGAAGATGGGAAATGGAAGTGGGTGGATGGAAGTGATCTGACTGATCT CTCCTGGATACAACAACATCCTGCAACTGAAGGTCAATGTGCAATTTCTCTCTCTAGTAATAAATGGAAATCAGTGAGCTGTAATGAGAAGAAACCATGGATCTGCAAGAAGAAGGCTTTAACTCTTTAA
- the LOC114449148 gene encoding C-type lectin domain family 12 member B-like isoform X1 has translation MAEEELNYASVVFRNKNSSRSEVKKEEDTVYDQVKVRNDGQTAKLVPDKKADGRRFQYQHLACCLGALCVILLFGIIALIVIYVATLNPDVTQLEELKHNQTVLITENENLKRDNKNLTQAYTVLDNKVANLTAENHNIQLKNQQLEMDKKNLTAQLENKETAEMELNISRAQWTYDQYCKINAGGKCQGCQKGWLLSGSNCYAVNNAEPSNQRSWEKAREDCRGKISDLVVVVNEAEKNYVSSISWLIGGVDPGYWLGLRVEDGKWKWVDGSDLTDLSWIQQHPATEGQCAISLSSNKWKSVSCNEKKPWICKKKALTL, from the exons ATGGCCGAGGAAGAGCTTAACTATGCTTCAGTTGTATTTAGAAATAAAAACTCATCACGATCAGAAG ttaaaaaagaggaagacacTGTGTATGATCAAGTCAAAGTGCGCAATGATGGACAAACTG CAAAACTTGTGCCAGACAAGAAAGCAGATGGCAGACGTTTCCAATATCAGCACTTGGCCTGTTGTTTGGGGGcgttgtgtgtcattttgctGTTTGGTATCATTGCACTCATCGTCATCTACG TTGCTACATTAAATCCTGATGTAACTCAGCTGGAAGAGTTAAAGCACAACCAAACAGTCCTGATCACAGAGAATGAAAACTTGAAGAGGGACAACAAAAACCTGACCCAAGCCTATACTGTCCTAGACAACAAGGTCGCAAACCTGACTGCAGAAAACCACAACATTCAACTGAAGAACCAGCAGCTGGAGATGGACAAAAAGAACCTAACAGCACAACTGGAGAACaaggagacagcagagatggagctCAACATCAGTCGAGCTCAGTGGACCTATGATCAGTACTGTAAGATAAATGCTG GAGGAAAGTGTCAGGGTTGTCAGAAGGGCTGGCTGCTCTCTGGGTCCAACTGTTATGCTGTTAATAACGCTGAACCTTCTAATCAGAGAAGCTGGGAAAAAGCTCGAGAAGACTGCAGAGGGAAGATTTCAGATTTGGTTGTTGTAGTTAATGAAGCTGAAAAG AACTATGTCAGTTCTATCAGTTGGCTCATAGGAGGAGTAGATCCTGGATACTGGCTTGGTCTGAGAGTTGAAGATGGGAAATGGAAGTGGGTGGATGGAAGTGATCTGACTGATCT CTCCTGGATACAACAACATCCTGCAACTGAAGGTCAATGTGCAATTTCTCTCTCTAGTAATAAATGGAAATCAGTGAGCTGTAATGAGAAGAAACCATGGATCTGCAAGAAGAAGGCTTTAACTCTTTAA